The genomic DNA AATCGGCAAAGATTAATTCTTTGATTGTCTCATGCTGGAGAGGCTTCAATGACATTGTATTAAAGGTATGGAGTTTGATCGAGTAATCGATTCCTTTCATATGATCTGCCAGCACATACAATTTGTCACCGGTCACGATCAAATCTTTTCCGAAGCCAGTATAACGTTTCGTCGCACCGATTTTCTTGAAATCCAATGTATATTTCGTCAACGAAAATTGATTGATTGCTGATAAACTCATCATGTAATAGGCATTTTTATACTTCTTGATTCGCATCGGTGCCGGCTCAATCTGCTTGATGGTCGTCTTACTATTTTTCAAGTTGATGACACGGTTATGATACGAGCTGTACAACAGTCCGTCATGCAGACGATCAGCGCCTTTCAGCGCATAGCGCACCGTTTCAATCTTTTTATTGCCGATATAAGTCTCGAATGTCGTGAGCGGCTGTTCGTAACTTGTTGAAACGACTTGATACGTATCTTTTTGCGCCGCTACAGCGTGATTAAATCCAACAGTCATACTGACAACTGTTGCTGCCATCAGCAGCTTGTAAGCTTTTTGCATAAGTTACACCCCTTCCTAAATTTTTCATAATACCTGAAACGGCATCATACGGGCAGTTGACTGAAACTTATAATCGGCAACCGGTTTGAAGTGGCTGTTCAGCGTCTTGACGCGGAAATTGGTTGTCTCGAAATTCCCTTCGAGGACGTGATACGTTTTGGTTTTGCTGTCGTATGCATAGTCAATCAGTGCCTGTTTACTGCTGTACAGCACCCGGACCTGTTTCGTCTTTTGATCGACTTCGAGCATCGAATACGTATTGAAGACTAAATCTTTTGTCGGCGACAAGGCTTTTGTTTCATCGACTCACATGACGGGTTGCTTGGATGTCAAAACGATTTTGCTCTGTTGTTTTTTCAAGTCATACGACGCAATCGACAGCTCTTCCCCTGCTTCCGTTTGATTGCCGTATACTTTTAACTCGTTTCCGGCATGCCGGAAATGAAATGCAAAAACCATCGGCTTGATTTTCTCAAGATGGAGCGACGTAAAGTGTTTTGTATCAAACGTATGTACTTCAACCGAATTCGTTTCTGTCTCCATGTTATTTGCGAGAACATACACTTTATCTCCGGTTACGATCATGTCCCGTCCGTGACCGCCAAACCGTTTCGTCTGGCCGATTTTTTTGAAATCAGACGTATATTTTGTCAGTGAAAATTCATTGAGTGCAGATATAGTTAAGACATAGTAATCATTTTTATACTTTGTAATCCGCAGTGGCGAGTCGGCGACTTTTTTGAGTGTCGTCTTGCTATTTTTCAGATTGATCACCTGGTCACCGTAGGAACTGTATAACAAGCCATCATGCAGACGGTCGACACTGCCGAGCTTGTAACGAACCGTCTCGACTTTTTTTCCGCCGATTATACTCTCGACTTGCGTCAACGGTTGACTGTAGCTCGTCGACGCGATTTTGAAGCTGTCCGCCTGAGCAGACGCTGCTTCACTGAAGGCGAATGTACTGCCGGCAACCAGGCAACCAATCCATAATTTATTTCTGATGGACATGTCTCTTAACCCTCTCTACGCAAACTGTATTGAGGGTCCGGCAACCGTCACATCCTGACGTCTCTACTTTCTCCTCTATATAAATAATACCCATTTAATGTCACGTGGAGAGTCGTGAATCACTAAATGGGTCAATTCGTTTTTCATTAATGAAATTATTTTTTAACGACCGGCCGCATCGGATCAAAAACGGTTTTTGTATCGAAGAACGGATCCAAGGCCTTTGTTTTTTTCGCCAAGGCCTGGCGGAGCCGAATCCCGTCGACATTGATCCGGGCCTGACGGTAATAATCTTTTCCTAACTGTTTCCACGCATGCTGCGAGGCATCGACATTATAAAAATAATGGAATCCTTGTTGCGTCAAGTAGCGGTATTTGTCCCCCGTATACCCATGCCAATTCTGAATATCACTGCCGAACGGATAAATCAATTGACGGGTCGTTCCGATCAATGGGGCGACATCACGTTTATAGCGCGCCGTATCCGCCTGAATCGTTGCCAGACTGACTTTCCCAATCGCGATGTGACCATACGTATGGCTGGCAAACTGCCATCCGTCCTTCTTCAAGGCCGTCGCAGTCGCTTTCGCCTGTTGACGTGCCTGCTCGACTTTTGTGGATGAACCGTACTGGGCATACGACGACCGGTATCCAAGGACGCCGTTATAGCCCGTAATACCGAGTAATCCTTTCGCGCCGTGGTAAGAAAAATCCGGATGACGGTTGACGAACGCGTCCACGATTGGCACGAGATCATAAGCACCGTCCGGTTTTCCGGTCATCGAATTGGTGATCCGCCCGGTTTTCACTTTCAACGTCGTCGCAAAACCATCTCCCGTCATATATTCATAGTAGTTGACATCATCCTGCGACAGGACAAGCGGCTTTTTGCCCTTTGGAAAAGGGAACCC from Exiguobacterium sibiricum 7-3 includes the following:
- a CDS encoding polysaccharide deacetylase translates to MNRKWIGVTLAGIVLVSGCNQQSAASATKTKQTERQATDADYIRQELKRADFIAAQYDYARAIRIVDRLKTTEAKQKRKEYAAKQADLSMIKAGTSVPHLFFHSLIAEPKRAFDGDRKQQGYDDYMVTQGEFERILTALYQRNYVLVRPTDLAVWKDGRMTEKGFPFPKGKKPLVLSQDDVNYYEYMTGDGFATTLKVKTGRITNSMTGKPDGAYDLVPIVDAFVNRHPDFSYHGAKGLLGITGYNGVLGYRSSYAQYGSSTKVEQARQQAKATATALKKDGWQFASHTYGHIAIGKVSLATIQADTARYKRDVAPLIGTTRQLIYPFGSDIQNWHGYTGDKYRYLTQQGFHYFYNVDASQHAWKQLGKDYYRQARINVDGIRLRQALAKKTKALDPFFDTKTVFDPMRPVVKK